The Macaca mulatta isolate MMU2019108-1 chromosome 19, T2T-MMU8v2.0, whole genome shotgun sequence sequence gcccgccatcacgcccagctaatttttgtatctttagtagagacgaggtttcaccatgttggccaggctgctttcgaactcctggcctcacgtgatctgcctgactcggtctcacaaaatcctgggattacagacgtgagcctccACACCTAGCCCACTTAGTCTTACTGACAAAACCAGAACGTAGAGTCTCCCGGGGCAGGCAATACCAGGTTTCAGGGTCTCCTGCCTCAAAGCCCAGTGGGAATTGTGGTTGTAGGACTGGTGCTGTCCAGCCACACAGCAGCTGTGGTAGGTTGGGCGCTGGCCCCAACACCCCTATGGAGGGGGCCCGTCATGACTGCTGGGTCCCTCTCCTATAGCGGGGGATCCACTTCTCCATCGTCTCTCCCCGGAAGCTGCCTGCACTTCGGCTTCTGTTTGAGAAGGCAGCCCCCCCGGCCTTGCTAGAGCCGCTGCAGCCTCCGACAGATGTGAGCCAGGACCCAAGGCACATGGTGCTGGTTCGGGGGCTCGTGCTGCCCGGTGAGGCCTGGGCACCGCGCGCGGGGATCGGGGGCTCAACGTGTTTCCCAGCTCCCTCTGACTTGGATTTTGGAtttctctcccctttctccaTCTTGAATCCCTTCTTTCCGGGGTTGGCCATCCCTCCTGCTCTCAGTTGGGGGTGGCTCTGCCCCAGGCCCCCTCCAGCCAAAGCAGCCAGTCCCCCTGCCTCCTGCCGCACCCTCCGGTGCCACTCTCTCAGCAGCTCCccagcagcctctgccccccGTCCCCCCGCAGTACCAGGTATGGATGTTTCCAGGAAGGGACATGCTTCTGGGGACTTGCTGGAGCCCTGGCCCCTGGGGAGAGATCTAGTTGCATGTTGGAGCTTGTGGGATGATGGGAGTCCCATGGGACATTGGGAGGGTGGGACTCCTGGGGCCATGGAAGCTCATCTGCTAGGTGATGGGTGTCGTGAGCTTCTGAGCTCTCCCAGCTGGGGCAGCTGTGCCTTGTGGGGCCGTGGGTGGTGTGACCTCGTGGGACACCAGGATTGGAGGGCCATGGTCCTCACCAgtccctttccttcttcccttctacCCACAGGTTCCTGGGAACCTGAGTGCAGCTCAGGTGGCCGCCCAGAATGCAGTGGAGGCCGCCAAGAACCAGAAGGCTGGGCTGGGCCCTCGCTGTGAGTCCTGGGGCGAGAATGAAGGGGCGGGCAGGGGCCAGGCAGGCCTCCCTCCACACACTTGTTCCTCACTTCTTCCCTTGGTCTCTCCCACAGTCTCGCCCATCACCCCTCTCCAGCAAGCTGCTCCCGGAGTGGGTCCCCCCTTCAGCCAGGCCCCAGCTCCCCAACTACCCCCAGGACCCCCTGGTGCCCCCAAGCCACCACCTGCTTCCCAGCCCAGTCTGGTCTCCACCGTGGCCCCTGGCTCCGGTCTGGCTCCCACAGCGCAGCCCGGGGCACCGTCCATGGTAGGTGCCTGCACACCTCCTGCCCCCACTCCTTCCTCCTGCTGCCCACAGCTAGGACAGTTAGAGGATGAGTCATTTGCCTTCCAGGGGGGTGTGGATCTGGTGGCCCTGGGGCCTTGGGGGTTCGTGGTACGTGTGCTGCAGATGCCTGAGATGAGGGTCTGGGGACGGAATGGGGAGGCTCATGGCTCCAGGTGGGTCAGGGCTGTTCTGAGAAACCCAAGGAATCCCTGGGTTTGGGAGTCCGGGGCATCACACAGCTTATGAGTCCTGGAATCCTGCAGCATCCAAGCATTTCGGGTCCTGGGGCTGGCCAAGTGCTCTTCTGGGAATGGATGAGCAGAAGAAGGGGCCtttccttcttcctggtttgcccTCACAGGATGGCCCCTGGAGGCCCCCCTCTTTCCCCATTCTCATggccctccttcctcctctctggcAGGCAGGCACTGTGGCCCCAGGAGGGGTGAGTGGCCCTTCCCCAGCCCAGCTAGGAGCCCCAGCCCTCGGTGGGCAGCAGTCAGTCTCCAATAAGCTTCTGGCATGGAGCGGGGTCCTCGAGTGGCAGGAGGTGAGGGGCCTGAGGGTCCATTGGGCACTTGGGACTCCTGGGGCCATGGGGCTGGGCATGTGGGACTCATGGGTCACATGCATGGGGTTTGCAATGCTGGGTTTGGGGGCATTCCTTGGGCTGGACCCGTGGGATCCGGGACCAGGCCAGGAGCCCCATGGCGCAGTGGGACTTGCGGTACAGAAGAGAGTCCCCATGCAAAGAACCCAGAAAAGCCTAGGATTTGGGGCCCAGAGAAGGGCCCAGGTGATGTAGCACCTGGGGCACAGTGGATTGTGGGATTTAGGGGCCGGGCACGTAGCCCTAACATTTGAGGAATTGAAGGTTTGCTGGTCtggaggaggggccaggggctCATGGGACTTAAACTGGGGAAcatcctgagctttggggccagCAGGCTAGGACATGAGGGCTCAAGGGGACTGAGGCTTATGGCCCTTTTTACTTTGACATGCTCTTTTTCCCCCTCAGAAACCCAAACCTGCCTCAGTGGATGCCAACACCAAGCTGACACGGTCACTGCCCTGCCAGGTCTATGTGAATCATGGCGAGAACCTGTAGGTGACTGTCGGGTGGGGTgcggtggggctggggctggcccCCTCCTCACACCTCTCCTGGCATCACCCCCCCAGGAAGACTGAGCAGTGGCCCCAGAAGCTGATCATGCAGCTCATCCCCCAGCAGCTGCTGGTGAGTGGTGGTGGAGGGCCAGCCCTGCTGCCAGGCAGCCCTCACCCTACTGTCTCTTCCCTGTTCCCTGCCCTACCCCCACTCCCTGCCTCGTGTCCCCACCTCACTTGCCCACACCAACATGCCAGCTGACTTCTGTGTCTCCCGCAGACCACCCTGGGCCCTTTGTTCCGGAACTCAAGGATGGTCCAGTTCCATTTCACCAACAAGGACCTGGAGTCTCTCAAAGGCCTCTACCGCATCATGGGCAATGGCTTCGTGAGTCCAGGGCATTGGGGGCCGAGGGGCATTAACTCTTGTACTGCTTTCTGCTGACCTTTGAAGGGAATCCCAGAGTGCCTGGGCCCATGGAAGCCGTTTTTGATGGTTGGGTGGACTTCATGCCCTTAGGTTCCTCGCCTTTCTTCTAGAGCCTTGACTTTTATTATAATCATCGTATGCACCAGATTGAGGGATATTCCACATTAAAAATGTGAGCTGGATGTGACTGGAGCAGTTAGGAGGAAGCTGTTGATTCTGGCATGGGTTTATGGGATGTGTTGGTTTCCTGTGGCTGCGGTAACACATTACCACAAGCAGAGGggctcaaaacaacagaaatgtgttcgatcccagttctagaggccagaagccCAAGGTCAGGGTGTTGGCAGGACCGCGCTCTCTCTAGAGGCTCGAGGGAAGGCCTCCTCATTGCCTCTTCTAGCCAGTAACCCCAGGCTGCAGGTGGCATCGCTCCAGGGTCTTCCTTGATCCTGTggctgtcttccctctgtgtgtgtctctatgtgGCATTTTCTGTATCTCTGTGTCCCTGTGCTTATAAGGACATCAATCATTTTGGATTAGGCCCCATTTTCCTGATCTCATCTTACTACAACTGCAAAGACCTTCTTTCCAGATAGAGTCTGGAAAAGGTGCTGGAGACTGGAACCTCAGTTTagctttctggttttgttttttgagacagagtttcactcttgtcacccaggctggaatgtagtagtgcaatcttggctcacagcaacttccgtctcccgggttcaagcgattctcctgcctcagcctcccgagtagctgggattacaggcatgtgccactatgcctggctaatttctgtattttttagtagagacagggtttcaccacgttggccaggctggtctcgaacttctgacctcaagtgatctgccgccttggcctcccaaagtgctaggattaccagtgtgagccaccgcacccagcctcagcaTAGCTTTCTGGGAGACACAGTTCACCTTGTAACTCGGGGAAGGAGCAGATCAGTTACTTCTGTGCACCAGGCATTCCTGCACGAAAGAGGACCTTAGGGATCACCTCATGGGATCCTCACAGAACCGTGTGAAGAAGGCATTCCTGAGAGTTAGGAGTGCTTCTGGCTGCAAATAACATAGTTTTCCAAACAAATAGATAATTGGGGGCACTCAGAAAAAATTTTCTCTTATGATTCTGTGAGTCACCTGGGCTCAGTGGCCATCTCGCTTGGGGACTCTCATGGAATTGCCATCAGATGGCAGCTGAGACTCTGGTCGTCTGAAAGCTTGACTGGGCTGGATGTTCAAAATAGGCGCTCCtcataggccgggcgtggtggctcatgcctgtaatcctagaactttgggaggccgaggtgggcggatcacgaggtcaggaagattgagaccatcctgactaacacggtgaaaccccatctctactaaaaatacaaaaaattagccgggcgtggtggcggacgcctgtagtcccagctgctccggaggctgaggcaggagattggcgtgaacccgggaggcggagcttgcagtgagccaagatcgcaccactgcactccagcctgggacagagcgagactccgtctcaaaaaacaaaacaaaacaaacaaaaacagctccTCACACAGCactggctgttggctggggcTTGGCTAGGACCGGCCATCCCAGTGTCTGCACATGGCCTGTCCACATGGCCACACTGTGGCAGCTGAGTTCTGAGAGGACAGGCGTTGTAGGAGCAGGCATTTATTTTTTTGCACAGAACAGGACATCCAGAGGGGGCCAGCTATTGGGGTTGGTTTCATAGGTCTGTGACATCAGGGGCAGGGCCCTGTGGTTCTCTTGACCTCTCCTGTATAGTCACAGGGTAGCTCCCATGGCTCCAGGCATTCCGTATGCCTTCATGAAGGAGGGGAAGGGGGCTGTGTATTTCCCTTTCTTCAAGACAGCAGAGACTTTCTCAGATTCCCGAGCAGGCCTCCCTTTCACCTCCTGGCCCAGACCTAGGCCACTGGGCAGCACCTAGTTGATGGGAGGCTGCTGGGAGCAGATATCCATGACTGTCTGGGGCTGGGACATGTTGCAGCCCCAGGTGGCATTGGGAATGCAGGGGAGGAGGACACTTGGATTTGGATTAGGCAGCTAGCAGTGTCTGTCTCaggcaggaaactgaggctcagagaagtcagcTCACTTGGCCTAGGTCAGCCTCGCCTCCCTCAGGAGCCCCTGCCCTGAATGCTCCATGTGTTACCCccctgatgaccagtgatgtttCCTGGGTGCTTCCTGTGGGCTGAGCCTCGGGCAGGGCTCTTGCTGTGGATCGGACATCCCATAGTCACAGCGACCCTGTGATGTGGGAGCACTCCCCGTGGGGTACACTGGCCGATGCTGAGGcctggaggatctcttgaggcccgGGGTCCGACACCACCATTGATCACAGGCCTGTGGGTACCGACCGCGCTCTGCATCTAAGCCTCTCTGTCACGGCTGTGACTCTCAGCAGCCCTTTAAGGAGGCAGCCGTGGCATTTAATGCCCAAGGAAACTGGGGCATCCCATGAGGAGCAGGTGATGGCCAAAGGTTGAAGAGCTGGGCTCCAGCGCTTTCTCTCCACTTTCCCTCTCAGTGCGCAGCCAGAACCCCAGCTTGCCCTGAGTGCCTCAGTTTCTGTCTCTGGAGCAGCCCACAGCACACCTGTTCTCCTCAACCTTCTATAGCAGAAACCTCACCTCCCCTTGCCCAGGGGGCCTCTAGAATCTTCTCGAGTGGGGAGGGGGTCAGGGCTCCCTCTTTCAGGGCATAAATGGTTCTGAAGAGCTGTTGTCCACCCAGGCGGGCTGCGTGCATTTCCCCCACACGGCGCCCTGTGAGGTGCGTGTGCTCATGCTCCTGTACTCGTCCAAGAAGAAGATTTTCATGGGCCTCATCCCTTATGACCAGAGCGGCTTCGTCAACGGCATCCGGCAGGTCATCACCAACCACAAGCAGGTCCAGCAGCAGAAGCTGGAGCAGCAGCAGCGAGGAGTGAGTGGTCACAGTCCCCAAACCAGCACTGCGACCCCCTCCTGCCCGGGCCCCACATGGCCCCCCGGGATCTCCAGGACCACAGACGCCCACCCTTCTCCCAATACATGGCACCCCTAAGCTAAGTCCCACTCAGATTTTCTTGCAGTCTCTCTCCTTTTTCAGCACCCACATCAAAGCCTTGACACAGAGCTTCCTACTGGGGACCTTGAAGCATACAGCGTCCCTCTCAGACCACTCACCCCCAAAGAGAATGTCCCTATCTCCTTACGAATTCCCCTCAGGGCAcaggtcctcctgcctcagattcaGGACGCCACCACCCTCAGTTACTGACCTGCCCCTCTCTCCTCATGCAGATGGGGGGACAGCAGGCACCCCCAGGGCTGGGGCCCATTCTGGAGGACCAAGCGAGGCCCTCACAGAATTTGGTGAGGACAGGGCTGGCGgagtggggggtgggtgggggaggccCCAGAGGCTGCTCTCTGTGCCTGCAGGAGGGACGTGAGGCCCGTCTCCCTCACCCCTGTGTCTCTTCCCACCAGCTCCAGCTCCGCCCACCGCAGTCCCAGCCTCAGGGTACTGTAGGGGCCTCTGGGGCCACGGGGCAGCCCCAGCCCCAAGGTACTGCCCAGCCCCCCCCAGGTGCCCCCCAAGGCCCTCCTGGAACAGCTTCTGGCCCACCCCCTCCTGGACCCATCCTTCGGCCTCAGAACCCTGGGGCCAACCCCCAGCTGCGAAGCCTCCTCCTCAACCCGCCACCGGTGAGATGTGGGGGTGGGGTAGTGGGAGTTCCAGATCCTGGCCTTGGCGGTTCTGGTCCTGTTGTCTGGGAGGAGGGAGGTTGACTGTGGTCAGTGGGCGTGAATGGAGACCCGCCCAGGGCTTTAGGCAGAAGACAGACCGCCTTCTCTCTGTCCATCCCCTACCTTTGAAGAAAAACTTCCCCTCACCACTAGCTGATGCGATCTCTGAGCAGTGTCTGTGTTGAGAGGTGGAGAGTCTCTATCAGGAGCCTCTGAGCCACTCTCTGTGTTCTCCCAGCCGCAGACCGGGgtgcccccaccccaggcctcccTCCACCACCTCCAGCCACCAGGGGCTCCTGCGCTGCTGCCCCCGCCACACCAGGGCCTGGGGCAGCCCCAGTTGGGGCCCCCACTCCTGCATCCACCACCTGCCCAGTCCTGGCCCGCACAACTTCCCCCGCGGGCTCCACTGCCAGGTAAGGGGACCCGGGGGAGGGCAGAGGTCTGGACTGAGTGTCCCAGCAGCTCCTGGGCTAGAGCACCGAGACCAAGTGCTTCTGGGAAGTCAAGACATAGGATCCAAGAATGAGGGTTCCCCCACGGGCTGCAGAGCTCTGAGGACTCTGGGAAAGTACAGCCCATGGGTCCAAGGACCTAGTGGGTTAAGAGTGTTTCCCATGATCCTCCTGTGTGTGCTCCTGGGATtgctgggaaatgtggtcttAGGGCCAGAGAAGTAGTTTTAGAGAAGGGCTCCCAAAGGCTCATGGGAAACAGCATATTTGTAACTAGATGGGGTTAGAAGGTGCTTCTGTTGGGTCCCCCAAGGGCTGCCTAGAAAACTTAGTGCCTCTGGgccctcctgggcccaagggccTACTGGGAGATGCAGTCCCTTCCCCACTGCCCCTCAGGTCAGATGCTGCTGAGCGGGGGTCCCCGAGGCCCGGTCCCCCAGCCGGGCCTGCAGCCCAGCGTCATGGAGGACGACATCCTCATGGATCTCATCTGAATCCCCAACACCCAATAAAGTTCCTTTTTAACACACGCCCCGGCTCCCGTCACTGACATCCCCCAGGACTGGGCAGGAGGAAACCCCAGGGGGCATCTCTGTCCTTGTTCTCACTTCAGCAGATATCCCTGGGGCCCTGGGTGGGTGACGCCGGGGCCTCCGTGGTGAGTCAGAGGCAGTCTGGTGCAACCTGGTTCGTGGGAGATGCAGGGACAGGCAGGCAGCGCTCAGGACTCAAGCTCTCATGGAGGTGGCGGGGCACCATGGGAGCCTGGAAGAGGTGTCTGAcccagccccagctcctcagTCTTGAAAGAGAATCAGCTGTCAGGCCGggagggaaggaggtgagggGTGATCTGGGTGCAGAGAACAACAGAAACTTTGAATACTCAAAGACAGGAGGAAGCCTGGGATGTTGAGAGGAGCAAATTGATGGATGCTTTTGGAGCATGAGCGTGTAGGGAGCTCATGTGTAGAGAGATGGGCAGGTGCAGAGTTTGAGGAGCTCAGATGCCAAACTGAGCAGCCCGTGGTTTGTCCTGGGGACACAGGAGAACCAGGAGACTTTGAGCGGTGGGGCGGGCTTAGGCCGGCTCTGGATGTCAGAAAGAGCCCTCTCAGCTGTGGAGCGTGATGAGACCAGACAGGAGGCCAGGAAGGGTGAGGCTGGGTGGTGGGGATGCTGGGGACTGGGGTAGAGGTTGGCTTCTGGGGTCAGGCCTACGTGATGGTAGGTGGTGGGGCTCCTGGGAGAAGGAGCTAGTAGTAAGTGTACGTGGTCCAAGGGACGTCCAGGTGACAGGTGCCATTTTGGGAGCTCAGGACGTGTCCTTAGGGGACAGTGTATGTTTGGGGTTCAAGCCACAGAAGCAGACAAGATCGCACATGGAGAGAGGGTGGTCCCTGGGTCCACATCAGAGACTGACCTTCCAGGGCTGTGGACGGGAAGACGGTGGGTCTGTCCCCAGGATGGAATACCCAGCAGGGAACAGGTTTGGGATGTGGCAAGGTGAGGGACCTAAAGGATGGCCTCAGAGACATCCTGAGGGCAGGGGATCCAGACAGGCTTGGAGCGCAGGGCGGTCTCTCCTGGAGGTGGAGAGTGAGTTGTCTGTTGTCGGACTCTGGACCAGTGTTGCTGAGAGCGCGGTCCATGCCTGGACCACCAGCATCCACATCATTTTGGATGCTGGTTAACGTACAGATTCACAGGCCCCACCCCAGGAGAGAGATTGCAATCTGGTGGCCTATGGGCCATGGTGCAGATGAGTTTTGTTTGGCCTTCCCTGTGTTAGCATATGTGGCATTTTTTTCTTGAGTTAGTTATAAAAATCaggttaatacacacacacacacacacacacacacacgcaaaatcTGCAGTCTTGGCATCTTTTGACAAGTCAGAAGAATTGGCACCCCTGGGCCCGCCCTTCTGCCTGGCAACAACGGGCTGGAGCTGCCCCTCTCCATGGGGCGTGTGCTCTCCGGTTCgccacagtccccaccactccctctTGGCTCCCCTGTGAGGCAGAGAGTCACTGCCTTTGTCACGGGGCTTGCACTGTGGTTGTTCTGTGGTAGCATTCAGAGGAAAGTGAAATCTTTCTTGTACTCATGTCTGTATCACAAGCGGCAAAacgaaagagagaaggagagggccGCGTGTTTCGAGAAAAGTGGGAGCGAGCCTATTTCTTTGTGGAAGTGAAGAGCATGCCTATGTGTTTAATATGCAAACAAATCGTGTCTGTGTTGAAAGAATACAACCTGAAACGCCACTACGAATCAAAGCATAGCAAGAGCTACGACCAGTACACAGAGCAGACTCGAGACGCCATCCTCAGCGAACTGAAAAAGGGACTCAAATGTCAGTAGGGTTTGTCTTGAAAAGCGAATTAACAGAAGTGGTGCGGCAGTGGTACGCCGTTCCGGAATCACGTGAGAAGAATGACCTGGGCATTCAGAGCTACAGCAGATGGCGAGTTGATAAAGGAGCAGAGTGACGTGTCCTTTACAGAAACACATGACTGTTGAGACCATTATTTAAGTCTAACGGGCATTTGCGTTGCACAGTGAGTTGGAGATAACTCGGGGGATTTAGAAGTCCAGTTGCTTGAAAGAGTCAAATTGATTGTGGCCTTTTCTTTCGCTGCTCATAAACTATTACCACCCAgttagctttatttatttgtggTGTTAAGAAACTTGATGTGACTGAAGAAGTCTGTGGCATGGTGCCAAGGCGGGCCCAACACTGGGAAaggactcatttttttttttgtatattgagAGAAAAGTTTCACATAGACTGGCCAGAGTTCTGAAGCACAACTACAGACAGCTGTCATGACAGGGGGACTTGACAGGACACCTTGAGCCAAGGTGACAATTTGGCAAGGACACGGAAGTCGGGTCGTTGCATCCATCATCAGGAGTTGACTTGTTCTGAGCAGCTGAACAGAACACACCGTGATGCTCTCGACACTTCCGCTCCTGGGCTTTAGTCACGAGTGAGTTGATGATGACTTGACCTGAGAGATTTCACAGAAGCTCTGTGACTTGGTTGTGGAAGAAATTGAAACTGTACAAGTTAATCAGCTTGGTTCATTTTAAATCAAGCAAAAGCCACAGTGGGTTCCCCTGAGAAGGTTAGTCAAAGACTTCTGGTCAAGGTTATGACCGTTCTGAACACTGAATATTTCTCTGCAAGGATGTCCACAAACAGCTACTTGAACGTAAGATGGTATATGCTTGGTCCTGGCAAAAACGGGGAATCCAccagcaaggaaaaaaaacatttactctttcctATGCCACAGTTGgctttcagaaatgaaagacGTGGCCTGGACTATATTCACCTACGTCCTGGGGTGGAAGACCAAATTCCCCCAAAGGCCCTCGGAATCCAGACTCATGAGAAGGAAGAGACACTGTCCAGTTTGCCTTTGTTGGTAAATGTTTCTTGTGTGAATACAGACCATAAATAGTAATTGAACTATGGTGCAATACGGCGCTGGTTCCTAAATACAAGTCTGTGTGAAGATGGTGAGATTCTACAACTATCTCCAGTAGTTGTCCTGAATATCCATGTTTGGGAGTACCCACGCTTGTGAACAGCTGTTTTCCGTTACGAACCTGAATCAAATTAAACATTGTTCCCAGTTTAAGGATTCAAGGCTGAATTCTAAACTGCCCATCCCCACCGTGCCACCCCAAGGCCTGACACATCTCGGTGTGGAAGGGAAGACGCCAGCCTTTTGGCTTCAACTCAAAGGCGCAAAAAGAATTATGAAagagaattttaataattaaatatttctatttttcaatttgtattttttcaattttgaatttaaaaatataaactccaGTATCATCCATGTTTGTATTATGTTCCATGCATTCACCATAGTTCAGTAAAGATCCGATTTGATGATATTTCTGGCCGTCGACTTTTCTTATACCTGGCTAGTTCACTCATTTATGTGACCCGCCTGGCCCCTGTAGGCATGTGAGTTTCCCATCCCTGCCCTGGAACTGCTGGATCCAGCGGGGGGAGGGCGGGGGTGTGGGAGTCGTGTGAGCAAGCTCTCTAGGCGATCCTCAGGAATGTGCGTGTGGAGCAGGAGGCACTGGTGACAGCGAAGAAGTGAAAGTGGGGGATTTCCCAGGCAGCCTGTGTAGCAGGGGTTTTTGAAAACTCAGATGGCTTCAGGGACCAGGCAGGTGATGAAAATGTGTGAAGCGGACGGGTGTAAGACAACAGGGAATGATGGGGACTGTGGCGAACTTGGAGAGTGCTTGCCCCGCCTAATGGCATTCAAATTGAAACCAAAAACACTGTGAGGACCAAACAAAATCTGCCTGTGGGTCTAATGAGGCCGCCAGGCCGCCATTTTGCGACCTCTGGAAGAAGGAGAAGACTCGAGAACAAGGACAGAACCCCGAGAAAGAGCCACGCGTAAGGTTTGGGCTGGGAGCCAGAAGCCAGGAGGAGAACCAGGCAAGTGTGGTATTCTGGAAGCTGAGTGTTTTTGAGGAGGGAGCGATCGACTCTGTCAGAAGCCGCTGAGAGGAGCAGGAAGCAGCCTTCGGTGTTTCCACCAGGGTGGCCACGTCCCCCGGCAAGGGAAACGCAGGTTTGGATCAGAAACAAATTGGTTAAAAGGAAAGGTTTCCAGTCGCCAGTTTGGCCATCTCATGCCAGTGGCGCCCTCTTGACCTTAACACTCAATTAGAGGAACCAGAGGGATTGTCGTGGCCTAATCACACTTGTTTATTGGAGTGAACCGGGGCTTGCTTATTAATAGTAGCAGACCTGTTAGGGGTGAAAGAAAATGCCCACCCACCAGCTCCAAAGAAGAATTAGGAGAAAAAGGACACCTTCTCAAAAGGGGTATTAAGAATGTATTTGTTTCAAGGTACACAAAACACTAACACATATTTTCTCACCAtcttggcatttaaaaaaaaattaacttttaaaatgtattgagttACACATACTAGAACAGTTTCCTAAAATGAAAAGGCACTGAAATGTGTGGAATAAAAAGGAGgcccaggccgggcacagtggttcacgcctgtaatcccagcactttgggaggccgaggcgggtggatcacctgagattgggagttcaagaccagcctgaccaacatggtgaaaccctgtctttactaaaaatacaaaattagctggccatggtggcacatacctgtagtcccagctacttgggaggctgaggcaggagaatcgcttgaactcgggaggcggaggttgtagtgagccgagattgcaccattgcactccagcctgggcaacaagagcaaaactccttctcagaaaaaagAGAGGAGGCCCAAGGAGTGAGGCCAGATCTAGACACATGGGACTCACCTCCCCATTTCATAGGCCAGGTAACAATAAGGCCTAAGAACTTCATGTGCACCTTAGAGCCAGCCAACACCAACGGAGCAAATCTTTTGGGAAAGTTTTTCTCTGAATGCAAGGTTCTCCTAAGGCAAGAAATAGTGAAAACCCTA is a genomic window containing:
- the MED25 gene encoding mediator of RNA polymerase II transcription subunit 25 isoform X15 codes for the protein MVVLLLRRTSGETMEGPSTASWCSTQWTALPSPMYNVTLPPAAPMSLSPGSMALSELFPHLGFMGGGGESCSLIAEGLSTALQLFDDFKKMREQIGQTHRVCLLICNSPPYLLPAVESTTYSGCTTENLVQQIGERGIHFSIVSPRKLPALRLLFEKAAPPALLEPLQPPTDVSQDPRHMVLVRGLVLPVGGGSAPGPLQPKQPVPLPPAAPSGATLSAAPQQPLPPVPPQYQVPGNLSAAQVAAQNAVEAAKNQKAGLGPRFSPITPLQQAAPGVGPPFSQAPAPQLPPGPPGAPKPPPASQPSLVSTVAPGSGLAPTAQPGAPSMVGACTPPAPTPSSCCPQPPSFPILMALLPPLWQAGTVAPGGVSGPSPAQLGAPALGGQQSVSNKLLAWSGVLEWQEKPKPASVDANTKLTRSLPCQVYVNHGENLKTEQWPQKLIMQLIPQQLLTTLGPLFRNSRMVQFHFTNKDLESLKGLYRIMGNGFAGCVHFPHTAPCEVRVLMLLYSSKKKIFMGLIPYDQSGFVNGIRQVITNHKQVQQQKLEQQQRGMGGQQAPPGLGPILEDQARPSQNLLQLRPPQSQPQGTVGASGATGQPQPQGTAQPPPGAPQGPPGTASGPPPPGPILRPQNPGANPQLRSLLLNPPPPQTGVPPPQASLHHLQPPGAPALLPPPHQGLGQPQLGPPLLHPPPAQSWPAQLPPRAPLPGQMLLSGGPRGPVPQPGLQPSVMEDDILMDLI
- the MED25 gene encoding mediator of RNA polymerase II transcription subunit 25 isoform X10 codes for the protein MVPGSEGPARAGGLVADVVFVIEGTANLGPYFEGLRKHYLLPAIEYFNGGPPAETDFGGDYGGTQYSLVVFNTVDCAPESYVQCHAPTSSAYEFVTWLDGIKFMGGGGESCSLIAEGLSTALQLFDDFKKMREQIGQTHRVCLLICNSPPYLLPAVESTTYSGCTTENLVQQIGERGIHFSIVSPRKLPALRLLFEKAAPPALLEPLQPPTDVSQDPRHMVLVRGLVLPVGGGSAPGPLQPKQPVPLPPAAPSGATLSAAPQQPLPPVPPQYQVPGNLSAAQVAAQNAVEAAKNQKAGLGPRFSPITPLQQAAPGVGPPFSQAPAPQLPPGPPGAPKPPPASQPSLVSTVAPGSGLAPTAQPGAPSMAGTVAPGGVSGPSPAQLGAPALGGQQSVSNKLLAWSGVLEWQEKPKPASVDANTKLTRSLPCQVYVNHGENLKTEQWPQKLIMQLIPQQLLTTLGPLFRNSRMVQFHFTNKDLESLKGLYRIMGNGFAGCVHFPHTAPCEVRVLMLLYSSKKKIFMGLIPYDQSGFVNGIRQVITNHKQVQQQKLEQQQRGLQLRPPQSQPQGTVGASGATGQPQPQGTAQPPPGAPQGPPGTASGPPPPGPILRPQNPGANPQLRSLLLNPPPPQTGVPPPQASLHHLQPPGAPALLPPPHQGLGQPQLGPPLLHPPPAQSWPAQLPPRAPLPGQMLLSGGPRGPVPQPGLQPSVMEDDILMDLI
- the MED25 gene encoding mediator of RNA polymerase II transcription subunit 25 isoform X16; this encodes MVVLLLRRTSGETMEGPSTASWCSTQWTALPSPMYNVTLPPAAPMSLSPGSMALSELFPHLGFMGGGGESCSLIAEGLSTALQLFDDFKKMREQIGQTHRVCLLICNSPPYLLPAVESTTYSGCTTENLVQQIGERGIHFSIVSPRKLPALRLLFEKAAPPALLEPLQPPTDVSQDPRHMVLVRGLVLPVGGGSAPGPLQPKQPVPLPPAAPSGATLSAAPQQPLPPVPPQYQVPGNLSAAQVAAQNAVEAAKNQKAGLGPRFSPITPLQQAAPGVGPPFSQAPAPQLPPGPPGAPKPPPASQPSLVSTVAPGSGLAPTAQPGAPSMAGTVAPGGVSGPSPAQLGAPALGGQQSVSNKLLAWSGVLEWQEKPKPASVDANTKLTRSLPCQVYVNHGENLKTEQWPQKLIMQLIPQQLLTTLGPLFRNSRMVQFHFTNKDLESLKGLYRIMGNGFAGCVHFPHTAPCEVRVLMLLYSSKKKIFMGLIPYDQSGFVNGIRQVITNHKQVQQQKLEQQQRGLQLRPPQSQPQGTVGASGATGQPQPQGTAQPPPGAPQGPPGTASGPPPPGPILRPQNPGANPQLRSLLLNPPPPQTGVPPPQASLHHLQPPGAPALLPPPHQGLGQPQLGPPLLHPPPAQSWPAQLPPRAPLPAAKRKREGEGRVFREKWERAYFFVEVKSMPMCLICKQIVSVLKEYNLKRHYESKHSKSYDQYTEQTRDAILSELKKGLKCQ